The DNA segment ACATGACGAGGTAAAACGCCGGCTTCGGGCCGCCACTGTTGTTGGTCATCGAGAAATCCTCTGAACGGACGGAGTGCTATCGAGGGGATGCGGTGCGCCACTCGCGCGCGCCACCGGCGATCCCACGGCCGGGGCGCGACGCGGCAGCTGCAATCTACTGTGTCTGCGAGGGGCCCAGCGTCTTCTGCGGCGCGGCTTGCGGCGCCGACTCGGCGTTCACCAACCCCATCTCCACTTCGAACTGCCGCAGCAGGTTCTCGCCCATCGCCGCCTCGGCCGCCTGCTGTGCCTTGATCTCCTCCACGCCGCGCGACGACATGTCGGCCGCCACGCGCGCCTCGCCGCGGTGCTTGGCGATCTGCTCCTGCATCAACTCGGTCGCCTGCCCCACCTTGGTGCTGAAGTTGGGGAGCGCCGACTCCGACACCGCCTCGGCGACGCGGGCAATCTCCGCCTCGGCCTTGGCCATCTCCAGCTCGGCCTTGAGCTTCTGCGCCTTCTGGCGCAGCGCGACGATGTCCTTCTGCCCCTGCTGCAGCTTGAGGAGGTTGTTGTTGTAGGCCTCCGTGTGCAACACGAGCTGCTGCTCGTTGTTGGCCAAGTCGTTCTTGACCTGCTGCAGCTGCACCGCCAGCTGCCCGGCCATTTCGCGGTTGCCCGCCTGCAGGTGGGCGCGGATCTGCCCCTCGAGCCGCTGCACGTTCTGCTTCTCGGCGGCCACCTGCATGCTCACGCGCTCCACCAGCCCGCGGTAGCGCTCGAGCCCCTGCCGCGCCACCTGGATCTGCTCCGTCGCCCGGTCCACCTCCAGCTGCAAGATGGCGTGTGGATCCGCCTCCCACAGGGCGTTGGCGATCTTGTTGAAGAAGGCACCGATGGCGGTGAAGAACTTGCCGATGATCATGGGGCGTTACCGTTTGGGGGAAGTCGTCGGGGCGGCCCCCGGGCGAGTGCTGCTGTCGGCGCTGCTCGCGGGGAGCGTCTCGCCGGCGTCGACCGCCTCGGCGAGGATGCGGCCGCGGTAGAGCGTGTCGAGTCCGGCGCGCAACGCTACCGCGTCGCGCGCCTCGATCACCGTCCCGCGCACCGCCGGGACGAAAGCGAACTTCTCGGCATCCACGTCAAAGGCCACCAGGAAGAGACGAACGGCGCCCTCGCTGCGTCGCGCGATCTCGCGCGCCACCTCGCCCGGGTCGCGGCCCGCGGTGTTCTCGCCGTCGGTTACTACGAGGAGATACTTCCGAATGGTTCCAGCGCGGTACAGGTCCGCCGTCGCACGCTCCATCGCCCGGCCGATCGCGGTGTTGCCATCGGGAACCGGCAGCTGCGCCAGCGCGCGCTCGAGCCCCGCGCGATCGTACGGGGCGATGGGCAGGACCGTCAGCACATCGCTATCAAAGGTGTAGAGTCCCACGTTGACCGTGAAGCCCGGCTGCCGCGCCACGAACGAGTCGGTCTGCGCCAGCACCTTGGTCAGCGCCTCGCGCGCCAGCAGGTACTTCGGACGCTTTCCCCCGCTGGCCGGTGGGTCCTCCATCGAGCCCGACTGGTCGAGCAGGATCGCGACCGAGGCGCCGAGCCCCTCCTGGACCTGCGCGGCATAGCGCGCGGTGTCGGTCGGGAGCGCCGAATCCACACGCTCGGCCTCTCGGCTCCCCCGGTTGCGGCGCGCCAGGACGGCGACCACCACGAGGACGACGACGATGCGGACGAGCCGATTTCTGCCTGGAGCCATCGAACGCGCCTTGGGGGAACGGGTCGGGGCTCATTCTATGGAATAAGCGCCGGGGAGTCTACCGGCACCGACCCGGGGATAACGGGGAGCGGGGGAGGGGGAGGGGAGGCCCCGGTCTCGCGCGAGGCGCCACGGGGAGTCCATACCGGACCGGCAGGGGGCTGGGGCGGACGACGAGACGGCGGTCGCTGGCACAATCGGCCTCCGGGCCCGTATGCTTGTGTGTTCTGCACGCCTGGCTCAGCCCGGCGACCGGCGCGACGCCCACCCGCGAGAGCTCGATGAACCCACGCATGGTCCTGTCCCTCGCCGCGCTCGCCGCGGCGGCTCCTTCCGCCGCCCTGCTCGCGCAGGGTGGTCCCCCCGGTGGCGCACCAGGTGGTGCGGCGGCGGTGACGCTGCCGCTCAAGACGGCGCGCACGCACACCTTCACCACGACGAAGGGGACCTGGCTCTCCCTCGACGTCTCCCCCGATGGGCAGCAGATCGTCTTCGACCTGTTAGGCGACCTGTACACCCTCCCCATCGCCGGCGGCAAGGCCACGCGCCTGACGAGCGGGATGGCCTACGACGCGCAGCCGCGTTACTCCCCCGACGGCAAGAAGGTGGTCTTCGTCTCCGACAAGAGCGGTGGCGAGAACCTCTGGATCGTCTCGCTCGACGGGAAGGACACGACGCAGCTCACGCAGGGGAACAACTCCCAGTACGTCTCCCCTGAGTGGGCCCCCGATGGCAAGTACATCGTGGCGTCCAAGTCGGGGTCGCTCTTCGGGACGGCCAAGCTGTGGACGTTCAACGTCGACGGCGGGAGCGGGCTCGCGCTCACCACCACGCCGGCCGCGCCGCCGCAGCTCAAGATGCTCGGCGCCGCCTTCGGCAAGGATCCGCGCTACATGTGGTTCGCGGTCCGCGCCGGCGACTGGCAGTACAACGCGTTAGGCCCCCAGTACCAGCTGTACACCTGGGACAAGGAGACCGGGCGCACCTCGCAGATGTCGACGCGTTTCGGCTCGGCCTTCCGGCCGGCGCTGTCGCCCGACGGGAAGTACCTGGTCTACGCCACGCGCTTCGAGACCAAGACGGGGCTGCGCATCCGCAACCTGGAGACGCAGCAGGAAGACTGGCTCGCCTTCCCGGTGCAGCGCGACGAGACCGAGTCGCGTGCTCCGATGGATGCGTACCCGGGCTACTCGTTCACCCCGGACTCCAAGGCGATCGTCGTGTCGTACGGCGGCGAGATCTGGCGCGTCCCGGTCGACAAGACGGCGCCGACCAAGATCCCGTTCGAGGCCGAGGTCAAGCTCGAGATGGGCCCCGAAGTCGCCTTCAAGTGGCGCGTCGACACTGCCGCGGCGATGACGGCCAAGCAGATTCGCGACATCTCCCCCTCGCCCGACGGGAAGAAGCTCGCCTTCTCGGCACTCGCCAAGGTCTACGTGGTCGACCTGCCGAGTGGAACGCCGCAGCGCGTGAGCAAGTCGGAGCTGGGCGAGTACGGCCCGGTCTGGTCGCCCGACGGCAAGTCGCTGGCGTGGGCCACCTGGCACGACGCGCAGGGCGGCTCGATCGTGCGCGCGACCAACGATCCCAAGAAGGGGTGGACGACGACGACGCTGGTGAACGGCGCGTTGTACGCCGACCTGTCCTGGTCGCCTAACGGTGATCGCATCGTCGCCACGCGTGCGGCGCAGCGCGAGATGCAGGAAGCCGGTGCGGCCTTCTTTGGCCCGGCGGCGGCGGAGTTCGTCTGGGTGCCGTCCACCGGTGGTGCCGCGACGGCGATCATGCCGACGGGTGGGATGGGGAACGCGCACTTCACGAGCAACCCCGACCGCATCTTTGCCTACAGCGGACGTGACGGACTCGTGTCGTTCCGCTGGGACGGGACTGACATGAAGTCGCACCTCAAGGTCACCGGCCCGATGCCGCCGGCGATGGGGATTCCGGCAACGCTCGACGCGGGGCTGGAGGCGAAGGAGTCGCGCCAGTGGATCGGCGGCCGGGCCTCGCGCCCGACGACGGGGATTCGCGCCTCGGTGTGGGGCGACGATCACGACCTCGAACCGGCCCCTCCGGGCCCGCCCCCGGCCGGGTTGGTGATCATGGCCCCCAAGGGCGACCAGGCGCTGGCGATGGTGGGGATGGATTTCTACGTCGTCACGATCCCGACGATCGGGAGCGCGGCGCCGTCGGTGTCGGTTGCGGCCCCGGCCATGGCGTCGGTTCCGGTCAGGAAGCTCAACGAGATCGGTGGTGAGTTCCCGGCGTGGAGCGCCGACGGCCGCAAGGTGATGTGGGCGTTAGGCAACGCGCTGTGGACGTACGACCTCGACCGCGCCAAGGTCGTCGAGGATTCGCTCAAGGCCGATGCGCGGATCAAGGCGCGCCTGCGCGCCGACACCACCAAGAAGGACTCGATCGCCCGGGCCGATTCGATCGCCAAGGCCGATACGTCCAAGAAGAACGCTCCCAAGCCGGGCTACAAGCCTGACGAGATCCGCATCGCGGTCGGTGCCACGCGCGACACGCCGCGCGGCGTCGTCGTCCTCCGCGGGGCCAAGGCGATCACGATGAAGGGGAAGGAGATCATCGAGAACGCCGACATCCTCGTGCGCGACAACCGCATCGTGGCGATCGGCGCGCGTGGCAGCGTGCAGATCCCCGCCGGGACGAAGGAGATCGATGTAGCGGGGAAGGTGATCATGCCGGGGATGGTGGACACCCACTATCACCCGCAGTGGCTCACCCCGCAGGTGCACAACACGCAGACCTGGCAGTACCTGGCGACGCTGGCCTACGGGACGACGACGACGCGCGACCCGCAGACGGCGACGACCGACTTCATGTCGTACGGAGACCGTGTGTCGACGGGCGAGATGATCGGCCCCCGCATCTACACCACCGGCCCTGGCGTGTTTGCCGGCGAGCCGGTGCGCGACTACGAGCATGCCAAGCAGATCATGTCGCGCTACGCCAAGTACTACGACACCAAGACGCTCAAGATGTACATGAGCGGCAACCGCCAGCAGCGGCAGTGGCTCATCATGGCCGCGAAGGAACTCGGCATCATGCCGACGACCGAGGGCGGGTTGGACCAGAAGCTGAACATGACGCACGCGATCGACGGCTACCCCGGCATCGAGCACACGCTGCCGATCACGCCGAAGTACAACGACGTGTTCGAGTGGTACAAGGCGACGCAGGTGACCAACTCGCCGACGCTGATCGTGGAGTACGGCGGTCCGTTCGGCGAAGGGTGGTTCTACCAGAGCGAGGACCTGCTCGGCGACAAGAAGCTCCGCTACTTCACGCATCCGGTCGACGTCGACACCAAGATCCGCCGTCGTGGCGCGGGCAATGCCCCTGGCCCTGCCGGCTTCGCGGTGAAGGAAGAGTACGCGATGTGGCAGCACGCCGAGGACGTCGCCAAGACGGTCGCGGCGGGTGGTCGCATCGGCGTCGGGTCGCACGGCCAGCTGCAAGGGCTGGGGATGCACTGGGAGCTCTGGCTCCTGCAGAGCGGCGGGCTGCCGACGCACGACGCGCTGCGCTCGGCGACGATCGTCGGTGCCGAGGCGATCGGCCTGGCCGACGACATCGGCTCGCTCGAAGCCGGCAAGCTGGCCGACTTCCTCGTGCTCGACAAGGATCCGCTGCAGAACATCCGGAACTCCAACACCATCAGCATGGTGATGATGAACGGACGTCTCTACGACGCGAACAACCTGGATGAAGTCTATCCGCGTCAGCGCAAGCTGCCGGCGCAGCCCTGGGCGTACGCAACGCCCAAGGCGGCGGCGGGGATCATGCCGTAGCTGTTACACGTTGCAGGGAGTGCAAGCGGCGCCGAGAGGCGCCGCTTGTCATTCCTGGGCTTGATCGCAGCAACGGCGACCGAAAACAACAAAAGCTCGACACGGAGGTTCACGGAGGCTACACGGGGGACACGGAGGTAACTGCGTTTGAGGGAACTCCCCCGTGCCCTCCGTGAACCCCCCGTGAACCCCCGTGTCATGCTTTTGACCTTCCTGCACCAGCACACAGAAGCCCGCATATTCAACGCGTGCCACAGCTCCGCATCGCCACCGACGCGCTCACCTACACGCTCCCGACCGGGCGCGAGTTGTTCTCCGACCTCACGCTGGGATTCGGCGAGGAACGCGTCGCGCTCGTCGGGCGCAACGGGACGGGGAAGAGCACGCTCGCGCGCGTTCTGGCGGGCGAGTTGGAGCCCACCAGCGGTGCGATCGTCAGGCAGGGACGCGTCGCCTACCTCGCACAGGCCGCCGCGCGGCACGACGAGGGGCGCGTCGCGACGCTGCTCGGTATCGACGAGCCGCTGGCCGCGCTCGACCGGCTCCTGGCGGGGACGGGGACACCGCACGACGTCGAGCTCGTGGCGGACCGCTGGGACCTGCGCGAACGCGCCGCCCTCGCGTTAGGGCGCGTCGGGCTTGACTACCTCTCGCTCGACCGAGGGACCACCGGGTTGAGCGGCGGCGAGTTCACGCGCCTCGCGCTCGCCGGGCTCCTCCTGCGCGACCCCGACTACCTCATCCTCGACGAGCCCACCAACCACCTCGACGTCGCCAGCCGCAACGCACTGCTCGACGTGATCGCCGCGTGGGAACGTGGAGTGCTGGTGGTGTCGCACGATCGGGCCCTCCTGCGTCGCGTCGATCGCATCGTCGAACTGTCGCCTCGTGGTGCCCTGAACTACGGTGGCAACTACGATTTCTACCGACAGGCGCGCGCCGCCGAGGAGGAGGCGGCGATGCGCGAGCTGGACTCGGCGCGCGCCGAGCTCAAGCGGGTGGAGCGGCACGAGCGCGAGGTGCGCGAGCGTCAGGCCAGGCGTGAGGCGCGTGGAAAGCGCGATCGCGAGACGGCCAACCAGTCCAAGCTGCTCCTCAACCTCATGCGCGAGACGAGCCAGGCCACGTCGGGGCGGGTGGGGGCGCAGCAGGATCGTGTGCGCGAGGAAGGGCGCGCCCGCCTGGCCGCGGCCCGCGAACGGGTGGAAGAACGCGCCATGCTCACCTTCGCCCTCCCGCCGTCGGGATTGCACGCCCGTCGCCGCGTCCTCGACCTCGATGACGTCTCCTACGGCTACGCCGGGACACCGTCACCCATCATCCGCGCGCTCTCGCTGTCCATCGTTGGGCCGGAGCGCATCGCCATTCGCGGCCCCAACGGGTGCGGCAAGACGACGCTGCTTGCCCTCCTGGCGGGGACGCTGGCGCCGCAACTCGGGGAACGACGACTCGGCGTCGACGCGGGGGCGGTGGCCACACTCGATCAGCACGTGCGCTGGCCCGCCCCGGATCGCTCGCTGCTCGACAACGTTCTGCTGGCCAATGCGACGCTCGACCCGGCGCAGGCGCGGCAGCTCCTGGCCTCGTTCCTGTTTCGCGGCGACGCGGCGTTGCGCCCGGCGGCGGTCTTGAGCGGGGGCGAGGCGATCCGCGCCGCCCTGGCCTGCGCGCTCTCCTCCGAACACGCGCCGCAGCTCCTGCTCCTCGACGAGCCCACCAACCACCTCGACCTCGATTCAATGGAGGCGGTGGAGCGTGCGCTCCGCGCCTACGACGGTGCGCTGGTCGTCATCTCGCACGACGACGACTTCATCGCCGCCATCGGCACCACGCGCGTGCTCGAGCCCGACGGCTCGGGAGGGTGGGGATAGCGCCAGCGCTACGCGATGGCCGCGACTTCGTCGCGAAAGCGCGCGCCGTTGGCCAGGTAGAGCGTCAGGAGTACGGCGCTCGCCACGCTGACCGTGACCTTGATCCACGTCGCCGCCCCGCTCGTGGAGAGAAACCCCTCGATCGTCCCCGCCACGAGCAGGAGGACGATCGACGTCCCCACCAGGCGCATGGCGATGCGCGCGTTGAGCACCAGCGCATCGCGACGCGAGTACGGGCCCGGCCGCACGATCGCCAGTCCCAGCAGAAAGCCCGCAGCACCGGCGCACCAGATGGCGAACAGCTCCAGCACACCGTGCCCGGCGACGAAGGTCCACAGGTAGGCGAGCAGTCCCACGTTCTGGAAGTGCGCCGAGATGGCGCCGAGCAGCAACCCGTTGAAGGCCAGCGAGACCAGCGAGCCGACGCCAAGCACGACGCCGCCGGCGAAGCAGGCAAAGGCAACGCGCATGTTGTTGGTCATGATGTACGACGCGATCCCGGCGCGCGACTCGGCCTGTGCCTGTGCGTAGCCGCGACCGGCCGCCACCTCGCGCTTCCCCTCCTCGGCGCGCTCGAGCATCACCGCGGGAAGGACCTCCTCGGCCAGTGCGGGGCGTTCGCGCAGCGCCGCATAGCCGCCGAGGGCGGGGAGGGTGAAGGCGAGGAAGGCGATGAGCACGATGCGCCACGCCGAGACCACCGCGGCCGGGCACTCGACGGCGACGAAGCGCCACATGCGATGCCATGTCTTGCGGTCATCGCGATAGAGCAGGTTGTGGCCGGCGGCCACGAGTCGCTCCAGGCGCAGGCGCACGCGGGCGTCGGCGCCGTACGTGCGGGCACGCGCCAGATCGGCCGCCACTTCGCGATAGCGGGCGGCGAAATCGGGGAGTTCGTCGGCGCTCAGCGTGTCGAGGCCTTGTGACGTCGCGCGGCTGGCCATCGCGCCGAACGCATCCCAGCGGGCCCCCTTGCGGGCGACCACACGCTCCATCACCGCCGAAGCGCCGCGCGGCGCCTCGCCACCTGCTGTGGCACGTTGGGGAATACGCGCGGCAAAGCGCCCGCGCCGTCGAGCCGATTCGTCGCGCCATGCGGCGGTGACGAAGGCCACGTGGTCGGGGTCGCGGGTCGGGTACCGGTCGGCGATACGCGCCGCCAGCTGCGTGGCCAGGCGGGTGCGCACGACAGGTGGGAGCTGCGGCGCGCGTCCGACAAACTCGCGAAGGATGCGGAAGTCCTCGTCGGAGAGCTGCGGAGCCCCCGTCGCGACGGCGTCACCTTCGCCCTCGATCAGCGCCACCGGCGCGTCGGCGGGGCGGTCGCGCACCACCACCGTCCCCGCGACCAAGTCCCCGATGCGCTTCCCCTTGGGATGGAAGGCGATGAAGAGAATCCCCAGCAGGTACGGCGGCGGGAGGAGGTCGACGATGCGGAGCAGGTTGCGCGCCCCTGCTTCGCGCACGGTGATCGGGTGACCCGTGTCGCGAATGACGCGGAGCCCCATCCACTTCTTCCCCGGGGTCTGCCCGTCGCGAAAGCCCTCGAACAGGGTGAAGTAGCCCCAGACCACGACGAACTGCGCCAGCGGGATCCACGCTCCGACGACCACCTTGAAGGTCGAGTACAGCTTCATGGCGACGAGGAGATTGGCCGTCATGAGGGCGAAGACGATCAGCGTGTCGATGATCGCCGCCAACCCGCGGCTGCCCAGCCCCGCGATCTCGTAGTCGATGACGACGTGTTCCGGCGTCTCGACTTCGAGGTGCTGTCGAAAGTCGGCGGTGGCAGCCATGTCAGCAGCTCGCGCGCGAGAAAGGGAGTCGCCGGGCGCCACGGCGCCCTCAGGATCGTCGACTGCAACTTATGGCGAGGGGGGCCGCTTCCAAAGACGGCGCGCGCACGTGAGAATTGTGCAGGACGGGATGTCGTGGTGTGTGGGCTGACCCAGGTGGCTGAGAGGAGGAGTGTCGTGCGAGTCCCCGTGCTGCGTCCGCTGTCGCTCGGCGAGGTGCTCGATACCTCGTTCGGGATCTATCGACAGCTGTTCGCCCCGCTCCTCCTCATCTCCGTCATCACGCAGACCCTCCCGCTCGCGCTCGGCGTCTTCGTGGAGTCGGCTGGCGGGCTCGTGCAGCAGCCGTCGCTCTGGATGCTCTCGCTCGGCCTTGCCCTCGTGCTCGGGGCGGTGGGAACCGCGGCGTCGACCTTCGTGGTGGCCGAGACCTACCTCGGGAGCACGCTCTCACCCAGCGAAGGGTTCCTGCGCTCGACGCCGTACATGGGGCGCTTGATCGGGACGTCGCTGCTCGTCTCGCTGCTGATGGGGATCGGGATGGTCTTCCTCATCATTCCCGGAATCATCGCCGCATGCGGCCTGTTGCTCACCCCCGCCGCGTTGGTGCTGGAGGACATCCCCGGCGGGACGGCGGCGATGGGGCGGAGCTGGGAGCTCACCCGCGGCTTCCGGCTCAAGATCTTTGGGGCGCTGGTGGTCGCGGTGACGCTCATCATCATCCCGGGAATCGCCCTCGGCGCCCTCGCCGTGGGGACGAGCGACGCGAACATGACCGCGACCATGGTGTCGGTGATCGCGATGATCATCCAGTCGGTGCTGCAGATCCTCGCGTATCCGTTCTTCTACGTCCTCACGACGGTGCTGTACTACGACCTGCGTGTGCGGAAGGAAGGGTTCGACCTGGAGATGCTGGCGACGTCGCTGCAGTCGCCGGGGTGATGCTCGCCCAGGGAGTACCGCTCGCGCGCGCCGACTCGCTGCGCGCCACGCTCGATTCGGTCTTCGCGGCTCCGGCGTATCGATGGGAGACGCGCGAGGATCCATTCGGCCCGCTGCGCCGCCTCTGGATGGCGGTGGGCGAATGGCTCTCTCAGCTGCAACGCGACAACCCGCAGGCGTATCGTGCGCTCACCTGGGCGCTGGTCGCGGTGCTGGTCGTGATCCTCGCGCACGCGGCCTGGGTGGCGGTGCGCACGGTGCGCGGGGGGAGCCGTCGGGCGCAACGCGACGTGCTGGGTCCGCAGAGCGCCCCGCGCGACGCCGCCTGGTACGCGCAGGAATCGGCGCGCCTGGCGGCGGCGGGCGACTTCGTGGCCGCCATGCAGGCGGACTTCCTGCGCCTCGTTCTCGAGCTGGATGCGCGTCAGGTGATGCGTTTCCACCCCAGCAGGACGCCGAGCGAGTATGTGCGCGACGCGACGCTGAGCGAGGAGGGGCGGCTCGCGCTGCGAGCG comes from the Gemmatimonadota bacterium genome and includes:
- a CDS encoding PspA/IM30 family protein; its protein translation is MIIGKFFTAIGAFFNKIANALWEADPHAILQLEVDRATEQIQVARQGLERYRGLVERVSMQVAAEKQNVQRLEGQIRAHLQAGNREMAGQLAVQLQQVKNDLANNEQQLVLHTEAYNNNLLKLQQGQKDIVALRQKAQKLKAELEMAKAEAEIARVAEAVSESALPNFSTKVGQATELMQEQIAKHRGEARVAADMSSRGVEEIKAQQAAEAAMGENLLRQFEVEMGLVNAESAPQAAPQKTLGPSQTQ
- a CDS encoding VWA domain-containing protein gives rise to the protein MAPGRNRLVRIVVVLVVVAVLARRNRGSREAERVDSALPTDTARYAAQVQEGLGASVAILLDQSGSMEDPPASGGKRPKYLLAREALTKVLAQTDSFVARQPGFTVNVGLYTFDSDVLTVLPIAPYDRAGLERALAQLPVPDGNTAIGRAMERATADLYRAGTIRKYLLVVTDGENTAGRDPGEVAREIARRSEGAVRLFLVAFDVDAEKFAFVPAVRGTVIEARDAVALRAGLDTLYRGRILAEAVDAGETLPASSADSSTRPGAAPTTSPKR
- a CDS encoding PD40 domain-containing protein, producing MVLSLAALAAAAPSAALLAQGGPPGGAPGGAAAVTLPLKTARTHTFTTTKGTWLSLDVSPDGQQIVFDLLGDLYTLPIAGGKATRLTSGMAYDAQPRYSPDGKKVVFVSDKSGGENLWIVSLDGKDTTQLTQGNNSQYVSPEWAPDGKYIVASKSGSLFGTAKLWTFNVDGGSGLALTTTPAAPPQLKMLGAAFGKDPRYMWFAVRAGDWQYNALGPQYQLYTWDKETGRTSQMSTRFGSAFRPALSPDGKYLVYATRFETKTGLRIRNLETQQEDWLAFPVQRDETESRAPMDAYPGYSFTPDSKAIVVSYGGEIWRVPVDKTAPTKIPFEAEVKLEMGPEVAFKWRVDTAAAMTAKQIRDISPSPDGKKLAFSALAKVYVVDLPSGTPQRVSKSELGEYGPVWSPDGKSLAWATWHDAQGGSIVRATNDPKKGWTTTTLVNGALYADLSWSPNGDRIVATRAAQREMQEAGAAFFGPAAAEFVWVPSTGGAATAIMPTGGMGNAHFTSNPDRIFAYSGRDGLVSFRWDGTDMKSHLKVTGPMPPAMGIPATLDAGLEAKESRQWIGGRASRPTTGIRASVWGDDHDLEPAPPGPPPAGLVIMAPKGDQALAMVGMDFYVVTIPTIGSAAPSVSVAAPAMASVPVRKLNEIGGEFPAWSADGRKVMWALGNALWTYDLDRAKVVEDSLKADARIKARLRADTTKKDSIARADSIAKADTSKKNAPKPGYKPDEIRIAVGATRDTPRGVVVLRGAKAITMKGKEIIENADILVRDNRIVAIGARGSVQIPAGTKEIDVAGKVIMPGMVDTHYHPQWLTPQVHNTQTWQYLATLAYGTTTTRDPQTATTDFMSYGDRVSTGEMIGPRIYTTGPGVFAGEPVRDYEHAKQIMSRYAKYYDTKTLKMYMSGNRQQRQWLIMAAKELGIMPTTEGGLDQKLNMTHAIDGYPGIEHTLPITPKYNDVFEWYKATQVTNSPTLIVEYGGPFGEGWFYQSEDLLGDKKLRYFTHPVDVDTKIRRRGAGNAPGPAGFAVKEEYAMWQHAEDVAKTVAAGGRIGVGSHGQLQGLGMHWELWLLQSGGLPTHDALRSATIVGAEAIGLADDIGSLEAGKLADFLVLDKDPLQNIRNSNTISMVMMNGRLYDANNLDEVYPRQRKLPAQPWAYATPKAAAGIMP
- a CDS encoding ABC-F family ATP-binding cassette domain-containing protein; translation: MPQLRIATDALTYTLPTGRELFSDLTLGFGEERVALVGRNGTGKSTLARVLAGELEPTSGAIVRQGRVAYLAQAAARHDEGRVATLLGIDEPLAALDRLLAGTGTPHDVELVADRWDLRERAALALGRVGLDYLSLDRGTTGLSGGEFTRLALAGLLLRDPDYLILDEPTNHLDVASRNALLDVIAAWERGVLVVSHDRALLRRVDRIVELSPRGALNYGGNYDFYRQARAAEEEAAMRELDSARAELKRVERHEREVRERQARREARGKRDRETANQSKLLLNLMRETSQATSGRVGAQQDRVREEGRARLAAARERVEERAMLTFALPPSGLHARRRVLDLDDVSYGYAGTPSPIIRALSLSIVGPERIAIRGPNGCGKTTLLALLAGTLAPQLGERRLGVDAGAVATLDQHVRWPAPDRSLLDNVLLANATLDPAQARQLLASFLFRGDAALRPAAVLSGGEAIRAALACALSSEHAPQLLLLDEPTNHLDLDSMEAVERALRAYDGALVVISHDDDFIAAIGTTRVLEPDGSGGWG
- a CDS encoding stage II sporulation protein M produces the protein MAATADFRQHLEVETPEHVVIDYEIAGLGSRGLAAIIDTLIVFALMTANLLVAMKLYSTFKVVVGAWIPLAQFVVVWGYFTLFEGFRDGQTPGKKWMGLRVIRDTGHPITVREAGARNLLRIVDLLPPPYLLGILFIAFHPKGKRIGDLVAGTVVVRDRPADAPVALIEGEGDAVATGAPQLSDEDFRILREFVGRAPQLPPVVRTRLATQLAARIADRYPTRDPDHVAFVTAAWRDESARRRGRFAARIPQRATAGGEAPRGASAVMERVVARKGARWDAFGAMASRATSQGLDTLSADELPDFAARYREVAADLARARTYGADARVRLRLERLVAAGHNLLYRDDRKTWHRMWRFVAVECPAAVVSAWRIVLIAFLAFTLPALGGYAALRERPALAEEVLPAVMLERAEEGKREVAAGRGYAQAQAESRAGIASYIMTNNMRVAFACFAGGVVLGVGSLVSLAFNGLLLGAISAHFQNVGLLAYLWTFVAGHGVLELFAIWCAGAAGFLLGLAIVRPGPYSRRDALVLNARIAMRLVGTSIVLLLVAGTIEGFLSTSGAATWIKVTVSVASAVLLTLYLANGARFRDEVAAIA
- a CDS encoding DUF4129 domain-containing protein, with protein sequence MMLAQGVPLARADSLRATLDSVFAAPAYRWETREDPFGPLRRLWMAVGEWLSQLQRDNPQAYRALTWALVAVLVVILAHAAWVAVRTVRGGSRRAQRDVLGPQSAPRDAAWYAQESARLAAAGDFVAAMQADFLRLVLELDARQVMRFHPSRTPSEYVRDATLSEEGRLALRALVGAMYAHAFARVPLDRAAYDRWRADAVAERYARAH